One genomic segment of Culturomica massiliensis includes these proteins:
- a CDS encoding TIGR02757 family protein: MNRQEIKQLLDEKYSEYCKSDFFIETDPIQIPKMFEEKEDIEISGFLAASLAWGQRPTIIRKCRELMQLLDYAPYDFILNATETDYERFTHFKHRTFNAYDCCYFLHALAHIYRNLGGMEKIFTDSFRQHGDMLKVLSDWYRLFTIHPAEKRVLRHIANVEKGSAAKRINMYIRWMVRKDHSGIDFGLWKNIPASALLIPLDLHTGNVSRQLGLLTRNQNDAQAVLELTERLREFDPADPIRYDFALFGLGAFGKQNI; this comes from the coding sequence ATGAACCGTCAAGAAATAAAACAATTACTCGACGAAAAATATTCGGAATATTGCAAATCGGATTTTTTCATAGAAACTGACCCGATCCAAATACCGAAAATGTTCGAAGAAAAAGAAGACATCGAAATATCCGGATTTTTAGCCGCTTCTCTGGCCTGGGGGCAACGTCCGACAATCATCAGAAAGTGCAGGGAACTCATGCAATTGCTGGATTATGCTCCTTATGATTTTATTCTGAACGCTACCGAAACGGATTACGAGCGTTTTACCCATTTCAAACACCGTACATTCAACGCATACGACTGCTGCTATTTTTTACATGCATTGGCCCATATCTACCGGAATCTGGGAGGGATGGAAAAAATATTTACCGATTCGTTCCGTCAACACGGCGACATGTTAAAAGTATTGAGCGACTGGTACAGACTGTTCACAATCCATCCGGCCGAAAAACGGGTTTTGCGGCATATCGCCAATGTAGAAAAAGGCTCTGCCGCCAAACGCATAAACATGTATATCCGTTGGATGGTGCGTAAAGACCACAGCGGTATAGATTTCGGACTCTGGAAAAATATCCCGGCTTCGGCTCTGCTTATTCCTCTCGATCTGCACACGGGAAACGTCAGCCGCCAACTGGGCCTGCTCACCCGCAATCAAAACGACGCACAGGCCGTTTTGGAACTGACGGAACGTTTACGCGAATTCGATCCGGCCGATCCTATACGCTATGATTTTGCCCTCTTCGGACTCGGAGCATTCGGAAAACAGAATATTTAG
- the mnmD gene encoding tRNA (5-methylaminomethyl-2-thiouridine)(34)-methyltransferase MnmD, whose product MERILTPTEDGSMTLYIPELNEHYHSIHGAIQESRHIFIRAGLEYFLETHPDSISLQNPLHILEAGFGTGLNAWLTLIRTRELQLPVCYHSIEKYPLASAEIASLNYSNFTAPAEQELFNELHRCPWETEQSVSPYFKLYKHREDFRNIHFRSQFNIVYFDAFNPDVQPHLWTDAVFNRFYEALKPNSILVTYCVKGIVKQALRNVGFRLKRLPGPPGKREMLRAVKL is encoded by the coding sequence ATGGAGCGTATTCTCACGCCGACAGAGGACGGAAGTATGACTTTATACATTCCGGAATTGAACGAACATTACCACTCGATCCACGGAGCCATTCAGGAATCCCGGCACATTTTCATCCGGGCGGGTTTGGAGTACTTCCTGGAAACTCATCCGGATTCGATAAGTCTGCAAAATCCGTTACATATACTGGAAGCAGGCTTCGGTACCGGACTGAATGCCTGGCTGACTTTAATCCGTACCCGGGAACTACAATTGCCGGTGTGTTATCACAGCATTGAAAAATATCCATTGGCAAGCGCTGAAATCGCCTCCCTAAATTATTCCAACTTTACCGCACCCGCAGAACAGGAATTGTTTAACGAATTGCATCGGTGTCCGTGGGAAACGGAACAATCTGTTTCCCCATATTTCAAACTATACAAACACCGGGAAGATTTCCGGAACATTCATTTCCGGTCACAATTCAATATCGTATATTTCGACGCATTCAATCCGGACGTACAACCTCATCTTTGGACAGATGCGGTATTCAATCGCTTCTACGAAGCCCTGAAACCCAACAGTATATTAGTAACTTACTGTGTAAAAGGCATCGTAAAGCAAGCCCTCCGGAATGTCGGTTTTCGTCTGAAACGATTACCCGGTCCTCCGGGAAAACGCGAAATGTTACGGGCGGTCAAACTTTGA
- a CDS encoding low specificity L-threonine aldolase produces MRGFGSDNFSGVLPEVFNALKETSYGHQHSYGEDKYTAKAVQDFKKIFGESIDVYFVYNGTGANIVSLSAFARSYNAVICAETAHINVDECGAIQKQAGCKLLTVPTFDGKLNVGLIQNHMHGFDDQHHSQPNIISLTQCTELGTVYTPEELKEICDFAHANGLFVHMDGARLANAIAYLQCDPTDITTKVGIDVLSFGGTKNGMMFGEAVIFFNTSVCRNVKYIRKQAMQLHSKSRFIAAQFSTLLKDGLWLKTAAHANRMAQKLANEAALISGIKITQKVEANEIFAIIPRSKIAELQEECFFYVWDENASEIRWVCSFDTTESDVIEFVNLLREKLL; encoded by the coding sequence ATTCGTGGTTTTGGAAGTGATAATTTTTCAGGAGTTTTACCGGAAGTATTCAATGCTTTGAAAGAAACCTCTTACGGACATCAACATTCATACGGAGAAGACAAATATACGGCTAAAGCCGTGCAGGATTTCAAAAAAATTTTCGGAGAAAGTATAGACGTATATTTTGTATACAATGGTACGGGAGCCAATATTGTCAGTCTCTCGGCTTTCGCCCGCTCCTACAATGCCGTGATATGTGCCGAAACAGCGCATATCAATGTTGACGAATGCGGTGCAATTCAGAAACAAGCAGGCTGCAAATTATTGACAGTTCCGACATTCGACGGAAAGCTGAATGTAGGATTGATACAGAATCATATGCATGGCTTTGACGACCAGCATCACTCCCAGCCCAATATTATTTCGCTCACCCAATGTACGGAACTCGGAACGGTATACACCCCGGAAGAGTTAAAAGAAATATGTGATTTTGCACATGCCAACGGCTTATTCGTGCACATGGACGGAGCACGTTTAGCCAATGCCATAGCTTACCTGCAATGTGACCCGACGGACATCACGACAAAGGTAGGCATTGACGTCCTTAGTTTCGGCGGAACCAAAAACGGTATGATGTTCGGAGAAGCCGTTATTTTCTTCAACACCTCCGTATGCCGGAATGTAAAGTACATCCGCAAACAAGCGATGCAACTGCATTCCAAATCCCGTTTTATCGCAGCCCAGTTCTCCACCCTATTAAAAGACGGCCTATGGTTGAAAACGGCAGCACATGCCAATCGGATGGCACAAAAACTGGCTAATGAAGCCGCTTTGATTTCCGGCATTAAAATCACCCAGAAAGTAGAAGCCAACGAAATTTTCGCCATCATCCCCCGAAGTAAGATTGCTGAACTGCAAGAAGAATGCTTTTTTTACGTATGGGACGAAAATGCGTCCGAAATCAGATGGGTATGCTCTTTCGATACCACGGAAAGCGACGTCATCGAATTTGTCAATCTATTAAGGGAGAAATTACTGTAA
- a CDS encoding DoxX family protein, with translation MKSFFLYGTPLKGNGVSAFLFLLRLFVGIMMLAHGGVKLANFGSLMNTFPDPLGVTPMVSLLLSVSAEVGCSVLLIFGILTRLVTLPLIFNMLVAVFVIHGGDAFQAKELAVMYLAVYVFFFFIGGGRYSLDYRIFGKAAWKE, from the coding sequence ATGAAAAGCTTTTTTTTGTATGGGACACCTTTGAAAGGAAACGGTGTTTCTGCGTTTTTATTTTTGCTGCGTTTGTTTGTCGGGATAATGATGCTGGCTCATGGCGGAGTTAAACTGGCGAATTTCGGTTCGTTGATGAATACGTTTCCCGATCCGCTGGGAGTAACTCCTATGGTATCTTTGTTACTTTCAGTTTCGGCGGAAGTCGGTTGTTCGGTATTGTTGATTTTCGGTATACTGACCCGTTTGGTTACTTTGCCGTTGATTTTTAATATGCTTGTAGCTGTATTTGTCATACATGGAGGAGATGCTTTTCAGGCAAAAGAGTTGGCTGTCATGTATCTGGCTGTTTATGTCTTTTTCTTCTTTATAGGAGGGGGACGTTATTCACTGGATTATCGCATTTTTGGTAAGGCTGCATGGAAAGAATAA
- a CDS encoding sodium ion-translocating decarboxylase subunit beta: MAGMKNFWEFTGFANATTGNLIMIVVALIFIWLAIRFDYEPMLLIPIGMGIIIGNIPFYMGEAFNLKLGIYEPGSVLNILYSGVINGWYPPLIFLGIGAMTDFSSLISNPRLMLLGAAAQIGIFVTFIGALWLGFAPPEAGAIGIIGGADGPTAIFLSSKLANGVNMLANGELVKNLIGPIAIAAYSYMALVPVIQPPVINLLTTKHERKIKMRPPRSVSRLEKQLFPIIGLLLTAFIAPSALPLLGMLFFGNLLKESTVTNRLANTASNALIDTITMLLGVTVGASTQADVFLTKDSILIFGLGAFSFVIATASGVLVAKIMNWLSSKNNPINPMIGAAGVSAVPDSARVVQNMGLKNDPSNYLLMHAMAPNVAGVIGSAVAAGTLLSFLM; encoded by the coding sequence ATGGCCGGAATGAAAAATTTCTGGGAATTCACCGGATTTGCCAATGCAACAACAGGAAATCTGATCATGATCGTCGTAGCCCTTATTTTTATCTGGCTGGCTATTCGTTTCGATTATGAACCGATGTTGCTGATCCCGATCGGTATGGGTATCATTATCGGTAACATTCCATTCTATATGGGAGAAGCATTCAACCTGAAATTAGGTATCTACGAACCGGGATCTGTACTGAATATCCTCTATTCAGGAGTTATCAACGGCTGGTATCCGCCCTTGATCTTCCTGGGTATCGGGGCAATGACCGACTTCTCGTCTCTGATTTCCAATCCGAGACTGATGCTATTGGGAGCTGCGGCCCAGATCGGTATTTTCGTAACTTTTATCGGAGCTTTGTGGTTAGGCTTTGCACCACCAGAGGCCGGAGCTATCGGTATTATCGGTGGTGCCGACGGTCCGACGGCTATCTTCCTGTCATCGAAATTGGCTAACGGTGTAAACATGCTGGCCAACGGCGAATTAGTCAAGAACCTGATCGGTCCGATCGCCATTGCAGCTTATTCATACATGGCTTTGGTGCCGGTGATTCAACCGCCTGTAATCAATTTACTGACAACCAAGCACGAAAGAAAAATCAAGATGCGTCCGCCGCGTTCTGTCAGCCGCTTGGAAAAACAATTGTTCCCGATTATCGGTTTATTATTGACTGCGTTCATCGCACCGTCGGCTTTACCGTTGCTGGGTATGTTATTCTTCGGTAACTTACTGAAAGAATCTACGGTAACCAATCGTCTGGCAAATACGGCCAGCAATGCTTTGATCGACACCATTACCATGTTATTGGGTGTTACCGTAGGTGCTTCGACTCAGGCAGATGTGTTCCTGACAAAAGACTCCATCCTGATCTTCGGTCTGGGAGCTTTCTCGTTCGTAATAGCAACCGCCAGCGGTGTATTGGTCGCTAAGATCATGAACTGGCTGTCGTCGAAAAACAATCCGATCAATCCGATGATCGGTGCTGCCGGTGTATCTGCTGTGCCGGATAGTGCCCGTGTCGTTCAAAACATGGGATTGAAAAACGATCCGAGCAATTATCTGTTGATGCACGCCATGGCTCCGAATGTTGCCGGTGTAATCGGTTCTGCCGTTGCTGCCGGTACGTTACTGAGCTTCCTGATGTAA
- a CDS encoding biotin/lipoyl-containing protein: MKKYKFKINGQTYEVEVGEFDGTNATVSVNGTPYQVEMQGEEKKAKTPVLARKPVVNKPGEGEIKKTESSGASYKINSPLPGTIKKVNITVGSAVKAGDCVMIMEAMKMDNNVIAEKGGTVQAIKVKEGDAVLQGDTLVEIA; this comes from the coding sequence ATGAAAAAATATAAGTTTAAAATAAACGGCCAGACTTACGAAGTAGAAGTAGGCGAATTCGACGGAACCAACGCAACAGTTTCTGTTAACGGTACTCCCTATCAAGTAGAAATGCAGGGAGAAGAGAAAAAAGCAAAAACTCCGGTACTTGCACGTAAACCTGTGGTTAACAAACCGGGAGAAGGAGAAATCAAGAAGACTGAAAGTAGCGGTGCTTCTTACAAAATCAACTCTCCGCTGCCCGGAACGATCAAAAAAGTCAATATTACGGTCGGTTCTGCTGTCAAAGCCGGTGATTGTGTTATGATCATGGAAGCGATGAAGATGGATAATAACGTTATAGCAGAAAAAGGCGGTACGGTACAGGCCATCAAAGTAAAAGAAGGAGATGCCGTTCTCCAGGGCGATACATTAGTAGAAATAGCATAA
- a CDS encoding OadG family protein: MINLITLSADVIREAGGFTISIVSIFVVFISLGVLVFIFMSIPKLLELNIRKKLKKSGVPEEQTNINVEGDVNAAIALGLHMYFNELHDEESNIITIHTAQKQYSPWSSKIYGVQNQPVRK, from the coding sequence ATGATAAATTTAATCACGCTCTCTGCAGATGTGATCAGGGAAGCCGGTGGATTCACAATTTCTATCGTAAGTATATTCGTGGTATTTATTTCTCTCGGAGTGCTGGTGTTCATCTTTATGTCTATTCCGAAATTACTGGAATTAAACATCAGGAAAAAACTGAAAAAATCCGGTGTACCGGAAGAGCAAACGAATATCAACGTGGAGGGAGATGTAAATGCGGCTATTGCTTTGGGATTACATATGTATTTCAATGAATTACATGATGAAGAAAGCAATATCATCACCATACATACCGCACAGAAGCAATACTCCCCCTGGAGTTCTAAAATCTACGGTGTACAAAATCAACCTGTAAGAAAGTAA
- a CDS encoding acyl-CoA carboxylase subunit beta produces the protein MTNQDKVKKLIDLRATAKLGGGEKRIESQHKKGKQTARERIEMLLDEGSFEEFDMFVTHRCNNFDMAKTKFLGDGVVTGQGTIDGRLVFVFAQDFTVFGGALSETLAQKICKVMDKAMIAGAPVIGLNDSGGARIQEGVTSLAGYAEIFERNILASGVIPQISAIFGPCAGGAVYSPALTDFILMTDDTSYMFVTGPKVVKTVTGEDISTEDLGGASVHSTKSGVAHFRVENEEEGIMIIRKLLSYLPSNNLEDAPIIDCNDPIDRLEDTLNSIIPDNPNQPYDMLHVIEAIVDNGEFLEVHRNFAKNIIVGFCRMGGIPVGVIANQPNFLAGVLDIQASRKAARFVRFCDCFNIPILTLVDVPGFLPGSGQEYGGIIIHGAKLLFAYGEATVPKVTVTLRKSYGGAHDVMSCKQLRGDANYAWPSAQIAVMGASGAIEVLYGKEVSAIENAEEKAKFIQEKVDAYDEAFANPYQAASYGYIDDVIEPRNTRFRVIRAFESLRTKKVVNPPKKHSNIPL, from the coding sequence ATGACAAATCAAGATAAAGTAAAAAAACTGATTGATCTTCGCGCGACAGCGAAATTAGGCGGTGGTGAAAAGAGAATTGAGTCACAGCACAAAAAAGGCAAGCAAACTGCCCGCGAAAGAATCGAAATGTTATTGGATGAAGGTAGTTTCGAAGAATTCGACATGTTTGTAACTCATCGTTGCAATAACTTCGATATGGCGAAAACCAAATTCTTAGGCGACGGTGTCGTAACCGGTCAGGGTACAATCGACGGCCGCCTGGTTTTCGTATTTGCACAGGATTTCACCGTATTCGGAGGTGCTTTGTCGGAAACACTGGCACAAAAAATCTGTAAGGTAATGGATAAAGCTATGATTGCCGGTGCTCCGGTAATCGGATTGAACGATTCCGGTGGTGCCCGTATTCAGGAAGGTGTAACTTCATTAGCCGGTTATGCCGAAATTTTCGAACGTAATATTCTGGCTTCCGGTGTAATTCCTCAGATTTCCGCTATTTTCGGACCTTGTGCCGGCGGTGCCGTATATTCTCCGGCATTGACCGACTTTATCCTGATGACTGACGACACATCCTATATGTTTGTTACCGGCCCGAAAGTTGTCAAAACGGTAACGGGTGAAGACATCAGCACGGAAGACCTGGGTGGTGCCAGCGTACATTCTACCAAATCAGGCGTTGCTCATTTCCGCGTAGAAAACGAAGAAGAAGGTATTATGATTATCCGGAAACTGTTGTCTTATCTGCCTTCCAACAACCTGGAAGACGCTCCGATTATTGACTGCAATGATCCGATCGATCGTTTGGAAGACACCTTGAATTCCATTATTCCGGACAATCCGAACCAGCCGTACGATATGCTGCATGTAATCGAAGCCATCGTAGACAACGGTGAATTCCTCGAAGTACACCGCAATTTCGCTAAAAATATCATCGTAGGCTTCTGCCGTATGGGCGGTATTCCGGTAGGTGTAATCGCCAACCAACCTAATTTCCTGGCAGGAGTTCTCGATATACAGGCATCGCGTAAAGCAGCCCGTTTCGTACGTTTCTGCGACTGTTTCAATATTCCGATTCTGACCCTGGTCGACGTTCCGGGATTCTTGCCGGGTAGCGGTCAGGAATACGGCGGTATCATCATTCACGGTGCTAAACTGTTGTTTGCTTACGGTGAAGCTACTGTACCGAAAGTTACCGTAACCTTACGTAAATCATACGGTGGAGCACACGACGTGATGTCCTGCAAACAGTTACGCGGAGATGCCAACTATGCATGGCCTTCTGCCCAGATCGCCGTTATGGGAGCATCCGGAGCTATTGAAGTACTGTACGGTAAAGAAGTAAGCGCAATTGAAAATGCAGAAGAAAAAGCTAAATTCATTCAGGAAAAAGTAGATGCTTATGACGAAGCATTTGCCAACCCTTATCAGGCTGCTTCTTACGGCTATATCGACGATGTTATCGAACCGCGCAACACCCGTTTCCGTGTGATCCGTGCATTCGAAAGCCTACGTACCAAAAAAGTCGTCAATCCGCCTAAGAAACATAGTAACATACCTTTATAA
- the mce gene encoding methylmalonyl-CoA epimerase, producing the protein MTPTHIEHIGIAVASLDEAIPFYEKVLGLKCYAIEEVKDQKVKTAFFQVGQTKIELLESTDPEGPIGKFVEKNGGGMHHIAFAVEDVAQALNDAAEAGCQLIDKAPRGGAEGLKIGFLHPKSTNRVLTELCGKK; encoded by the coding sequence ATGACGCCGACTCATATTGAACACATTGGCATTGCAGTTGCAAGCTTGGATGAAGCCATTCCCTTTTACGAAAAAGTATTGGGATTGAAATGCTATGCCATCGAAGAAGTCAAAGACCAAAAAGTAAAAACAGCCTTCTTTCAGGTAGGCCAAACCAAGATCGAATTGCTGGAATCTACAGATCCGGAAGGCCCGATCGGTAAATTTGTAGAAAAGAACGGTGGTGGCATGCATCACATTGCTTTTGCAGTTGAAGATGTTGCACAAGCATTAAACGACGCTGCAGAAGCCGGTTGCCAATTGATCGACAAAGCACCGCGTGGTGGTGCTGAAGGTTTGAAAATCGGCTTTTTACACCCGAAATCCACAAACCGGGTATTAACAGAACTTTGCGGTAAAAAATAA
- a CDS encoding alpha-L-fucosidase, whose translation MRLLIILLLFTSGVYANKPDSVWMNQKFSMFIHWGLYSELGGVWDGQPVTRGYSEQIQAHAGIFGDWYAAVANRFIPLHWNADSVVALAKKAGMKSIVFTSKHHDGFCMYHSRYTDYNIVDATPFARDVMKELAEACCRQGMRFGVYFSLIDWHFPQAYPISSHNADPLTPEHYAFNRKQVTEIMTGYGKISEIWFDMGSLTPEQSRGLYDLVDSLQPDCMISGRLGNDCSDFSVMADNEYPDYKIGVPWQTAASFFEETWGYRSWQERGEPGKKADEKIRSLVKVVSRGGNYLLNIGPEGDGSVVPFEKDVLEKMGKWLKKYGEGIYGTQPNPFEDQYAWQDITVKGNRMYLFVDPSVALNSVCLNGLRGNIVSAFRIGGGDVAFAREKGEWRLYGQGHRPSDSPLEVICLELESGWQIEPLSPYAGERELMPLHAFPEYAYSSIDYYTGFQSIIAYNWVFKSRKTDVRPLIYYTGQEAGRKIRVGIDGQEREILLEGGKLAEKRSVKGVKWGNVYSKPSGSVFGSRQQIGVPIDTADGWAHIPGFVYGKRYEKTARERSSILVLQEIESDKKQVVPVEIGSGDGIQVYLNGNCLTAHISPRKATGDTELVLLPLEKGRNQLLLKVYNRFRKKSCYSILPVGVLNTYELSLPSYPLGSENWHRCRVRAADTPAKNSAMRLNNLRIKL comes from the coding sequence ATGAGATTACTGATTATTTTATTGTTATTCACTTCCGGGGTTTATGCAAATAAACCGGATTCAGTATGGATGAATCAGAAATTTTCCATGTTTATTCATTGGGGACTGTATTCCGAATTGGGAGGTGTGTGGGACGGACAGCCTGTGACCAGAGGGTATAGTGAACAAATTCAGGCACATGCCGGAATCTTCGGAGATTGGTATGCGGCTGTGGCAAATCGTTTTATACCGTTGCATTGGAATGCCGACAGTGTTGTCGCACTGGCTAAAAAAGCCGGGATGAAATCGATTGTTTTTACTTCCAAACACCACGACGGTTTTTGTATGTACCATAGCCGGTATACTGATTACAATATTGTCGATGCGACCCCTTTTGCCCGGGATGTCATGAAAGAATTGGCCGAGGCTTGCTGTCGGCAAGGGATGCGTTTCGGCGTTTACTTTTCGCTGATCGACTGGCATTTCCCGCAGGCTTATCCGATATCCAGCCACAATGCTGATCCGCTGACGCCGGAACATTATGCTTTTAACCGGAAACAGGTGACGGAGATTATGACGGGATACGGAAAAATTTCGGAAATTTGGTTCGATATGGGCTCTCTTACGCCGGAGCAAAGCCGGGGGCTTTATGATTTGGTGGATTCCTTGCAACCCGATTGTATGATTAGCGGACGCTTGGGGAACGATTGCAGTGATTTTAGCGTGATGGCGGATAATGAATATCCGGATTATAAGATCGGAGTGCCTTGGCAGACTGCTGCTTCGTTCTTTGAGGAGACCTGGGGATACCGTTCCTGGCAGGAAAGAGGAGAGCCCGGAAAGAAGGCAGATGAAAAAATCCGGAGTTTGGTAAAGGTGGTGAGCCGCGGTGGGAATTATCTGCTCAATATCGGTCCGGAAGGAGACGGAAGTGTCGTACCTTTTGAAAAGGATGTATTGGAGAAGATGGGGAAATGGTTGAAAAAATACGGGGAAGGGATCTATGGAACACAGCCGAATCCTTTTGAAGATCAATATGCCTGGCAAGATATAACGGTGAAAGGAAACCGGATGTATCTGTTTGTTGATCCTTCGGTGGCTTTGAACAGTGTTTGTTTGAACGGGTTGCGGGGAAATATCGTATCGGCTTTTCGTATCGGAGGGGGTGACGTTGCGTTTGCCCGCGAAAAAGGTGAGTGGCGACTTTACGGACAAGGACACAGACCTTCCGACAGTCCGTTAGAGGTCATTTGTCTGGAACTTGAAAGCGGCTGGCAAATCGAACCGTTATCTCCTTATGCCGGGGAACGGGAACTGATGCCTTTGCATGCCTTTCCGGAGTATGCTTATTCCAGTATCGATTATTACACCGGTTTTCAAAGTATAATTGCTTATAACTGGGTTTTTAAAAGCCGTAAAACGGATGTCCGTCCTTTGATTTACTATACAGGTCAGGAAGCCGGCCGGAAAATACGGGTCGGAATTGACGGACAGGAACGGGAGATTTTGCTCGAGGGAGGAAAATTGGCGGAGAAGCGGAGCGTAAAAGGAGTAAAGTGGGGAAATGTCTACAGTAAACCTTCGGGAAGTGTGTTCGGGAGCCGGCAGCAGATCGGTGTACCCATAGATACTGCTGACGGATGGGCGCATATCCCCGGTTTTGTTTACGGTAAACGATATGAAAAAACGGCCCGGGAACGTAGTTCCATCCTTGTATTGCAGGAAATTGAGTCGGATAAAAAACAGGTCGTCCCGGTTGAAATCGGGAGTGGGGACGGTATACAGGTTTATTTGAACGGCAACTGCCTGACGGCTCATATCTCTCCCCGTAAGGCGACTGGCGATACCGAGCTTGTCCTGTTGCCGTTGGAAAAAGGAAGAAACCAATTGTTGCTGAAGGTGTATAACCGTTTTAGAAAAAAATCTTGTTACAGTATTTTGCCTGTCGGAGTATTGAATACATATGAGTTGTCTTTACCGTCTTATCCGCTCGGTTCTGAAAACTGGCATCGTTGCCGGGTCAGGGCTGCCGATACCCCGGCAAAGAATTCGGCCATGCGCCTGAATAATTTACGGATAAAATTGTAA
- a CDS encoding aminopeptidase P family protein has product MFEANVYKKRRKELRERVWEGLILILGNGEAPANYPDNTYRFRQDSSFLYFFGLNMPGFAGVLDVDNDKDYLFGNDVDMDDIIWMGPQPKVKELGAAVGISNTRPFAKLADMLREAIAQGRKIHFLPPYRYRNMQMLEDLLGIHHSLLKTYASLELIEAVVALRSVKEQCEIDEITKACNIGYEMHTTAMRNCRSGVKEQYIAGLIEGIANSYGSMVSFPVILSQNGETLHNHDHSQILQKGRMMLTDAGAENNMNYCSDFTRTVPVDGKFSARQKDVYNIVVNSNQRALELSRPGVTYLSVHLEVCKVLAQGLKDLGLMKGDVDAAVAAGAHALFMPHGLGHMMGLDVHDMEDLGQIYVGYDEITRPVKQFGTSSLRMGRTLQPGFVITDEPGCYFIPALIDQWKEKGLHKDFLNYDKIETYKDFGGIRLEDDVLITEDGCRVLGDRRTPITVEEVEEIMG; this is encoded by the coding sequence ATGTTTGAAGCAAATGTTTATAAAAAGAGAAGAAAAGAGTTACGGGAGAGGGTATGGGAAGGTTTGATATTAATATTGGGTAATGGGGAAGCTCCTGCCAATTATCCGGACAATACCTACAGATTCCGTCAGGATAGTTCATTTTTGTATTTCTTCGGTTTGAATATGCCGGGATTCGCAGGTGTATTGGATGTAGATAACGATAAGGATTACTTGTTCGGCAACGATGTGGATATGGATGATATCATCTGGATGGGACCGCAACCAAAGGTAAAAGAGTTGGGGGCAGCCGTCGGCATTTCCAATACCCGGCCTTTTGCCAAGCTGGCAGATATGTTGAGAGAAGCGATTGCACAGGGGCGGAAAATCCATTTTTTGCCTCCTTACCGGTACCGGAATATGCAGATGCTGGAAGATTTGCTCGGAATCCATCATTCGTTGCTGAAAACTTATGCATCGCTCGAATTGATCGAAGCTGTTGTTGCTCTGCGTTCTGTCAAGGAGCAGTGCGAAATCGATGAAATAACGAAAGCATGTAATATCGGTTATGAAATGCATACAACTGCCATGCGGAATTGCCGTTCGGGAGTTAAGGAGCAGTATATTGCCGGTTTGATCGAAGGTATTGCCAATTCATACGGAAGTATGGTTTCTTTTCCGGTGATTCTTTCCCAAAACGGAGAAACGTTGCACAACCATGACCATAGCCAGATATTACAGAAAGGCCGGATGATGCTGACTGATGCGGGAGCGGAAAACAACATGAATTATTGTTCCGATTTTACCCGTACCGTACCTGTGGACGGTAAATTCAGTGCCCGCCAAAAGGATGTATACAATATTGTCGTTAACAGTAATCAGCGGGCGTTGGAGTTGTCCCGTCCGGGAGTCACTTATTTGTCGGTGCATCTTGAAGTATGTAAGGTGTTGGCACAGGGACTGAAAGATCTGGGACTGATGAAGGGAGATGTGGATGCCGCTGTTGCTGCCGGTGCGCATGCCTTGTTTATGCCTCACGGCTTGGGACATATGATGGGTTTGGATGTACATGATATGGAAGATTTGGGGCAGATTTATGTCGGGTATGATGAGATAACCCGCCCGGTCAAACAATTCGGAACGTCTTCTTTGCGTATGGGCAGAACATTACAGCCGGGATTTGTTATAACAGACGAACCGGGATGCTATTTTATCCCCGCTTTGATCGATCAATGGAAGGAAAAAGGTTTACACAAGGATTTCCTGAATTATGATAAGATCGAAACTTATAAAGATTTCGGAGGAATTCGCCTGGAGGACGATGTTTTGATTACGGAAGACGGTTGCCGTGTACTCGGAGACCGGAGAACGCCTATCACCGTCGAAGAAGTTGAAGAAATTATGGGCTAA